The nucleotide sequence TCGCGGTCGATGACCTCGTCGGGCGGGTAGAAGCCGCCGCCGCCGGAGCCGGTCGGGTACATCTCGAAGGTGTAGGCGAAGACCTTCTGGGTGCCCCACAGATAGTCGTCGATCGCGCCGTCGGTGATGTACAGCTCGCTGGACTGCTCGGGGGTGTAGCCGTTGCTCGCGGCCATCTTCTTGCCGACCGCGGCGAAGGCGTCGTAGTCGTCCCGCGTCATGCCGGTGGTGGTTTCGTCGTACGTCCAGCCGAAGGGCCACAGCACCAGTTCGCTGTAGGTGTGGAAGTCGATGGCGGCCTTGATCTGCTGTTTGCCGCCGACGACGCGGCTGCGGGCGAAGTCGGCGACGACCTTCACCTCGGGGGCGGAGCCGGCGCTGGGGCCGCGGTAGGTCTCCGAGCCGGGGGAGCCGGAGGAGCCGCCGCAGCAGCCCCATTTGAAGTCCCAGTTGCGGTTGAGGTCGGTGCCGACGGACGAGGAGCCGGAGTTGGGCTGGCGGTTCTTGCGCCAGCTTCGGTAGGAGCCGGTGGCGATGTCGTACTCGCCGCCGTCCGGGTTCACATCCGGGACGATCCAGATCTCCCGGCCGTTGACGGCGTTGGTGATCCGGGAGTCGCTGCCGTAGCCCTCGGTGAACTGGCGCACCAGATAGAGCGCCATCTCGACCGTAAGGTGCTCACGGGCGTGCTGATGGGCGGTGAAGAGAACCTCGGGCTCGTTCTCGTCCGTGGCCACGTTGTCGCTGATCTTGAGGGCGACGATGTCGCGACCCTCGTACGACTTTCCGATGACGCGCTTGCTGAGGATTGACGGATACTTGGCCACCGCCGCGTTGATCTCGGCGTTCGCTTCGGCGTAGTTGTGGTACTTCGCATCGGCCGACGGGAAGTCGAACGGCTTGGCGGACCTGCCCTCGGCGCGGTCGGGCGGGCCCGGAAGCGCGGTGAGCCGGTAGCCGAGTGCGCGCAGCCGTTTGACCTGCGCCGCGTCGGCGGTGACGACCAGGGAGCGGGCGTCCACCTCGTCGATGGACACGCCGGTGGCGGCGACCGCGGAGCGGTCGGCCCGGGTGGCGGGGCCGGAGACCTCGTACTGCCGCACGTTCTCGTCGGCGCCCTGGGCAGTAATGGGTGATGCGGTGCGGTCGGTGCCGGGCCGTGGAGCGGGATCGTCGGCCTGAGCTGCCATGGGGGCGGCGAGTGCGAGGGTGAGCAAGGCGGTGAGGGCGGTGGCCCGTCTGCCGCGGATGCGACGTCGCATGACATCTCCTGGGGGGTGAAGGGCGAGCGACTGCTGCGCCAGTGTTCGGCCATGCGCATGACATGCGCAAGGGTGGGAAATGGTCGAAGCCGAAGGAATCTCTCATCGAGGGAAGGAACCCCCCGCATGAACAGATCTCTCGTCGGCGCGTTCTCGGCCCTGTTGCTGGGCGGCGCGACCCTCGTCGGCGCGGGCGCGGCGCCCGCGGCGGCCGCATCCCCCGCCAAGGCCCCGAAGGCCGTCACCTTCGCGGGCACGGTGGCGCTCAGCAACTGCTCCGGCTCCGTCGTCCGGACGCCGGGCTCGGCCGACACCGACCCCGCGCTCGTGCTCTCCAACGGCCACTGCCTGGAGAGCGGCTTCCCCGGCGCGGGAGAGGTGATCGTCGACAAGCCGTCGACCCGGAGCTTCACCCTGCTGACCGCTTCGGGTGGCAGCGCCGGCACCGTACGCGCGAGCAAGGTCGCGTACGCGACGATGACCGACACCGACATCTCGCTGTACCAGCTCACGTCGACATACGCCCAGATCCAGTCGGCGTACGGCATCAAGGCGCTGCCGCTGTCGGACAGCCACCCGACCCAGGGCTCCGCCATCAATGTGGTCTCCGGCTACTGGAAGAAGATCTACTCCTGCAATATCGACGGATTTGCATACCGTCTTAAGGAGGGGGACTGGACCTGGAAGGACTCGGTCCGCTACACCTCCGCCTGTAACACGATCGGCGGAACCTCGGGCTCTCCCGTCGTCGACCCGGCGTCCGGCAAGGTCGTGGCCGTGAACAACACGGGCAACGAGGACGGCGGCCGCTGCACCCTCAACAACCCGTGCGAGGTGGACGAGAACGGCGCGGTGACGGTGCGCCAGGGCATCAACTACGCCCAGGAGACCTACGGCATCACCAAGTGCGTGACCACCGGCAACAAGATCGACCTGAACCTGGCGGGGTGTGCGCTGCCCAAGCCGTAGCGAACACCAGTACGCCGGTGCGCCCCGCATGGTGTGAGCGGGGCGCACCGGCGCACGTCGAACTGTCGTTCGTGTCCTGAGGGTCTACAGCCCGTGGACGTGCGGGCCGACCGCCTTGGACCACGCGTTGCCCGCGGCCGCGTCCCAGTTGGTGGACCAGGTCATCGCGCCGCGGATGCCGGGGTAGGTCTTGGACGGCTTGAAGGAGCCGCAGCCGGTGCCCTTGGCGAGGCAGTCGAGCGCGTTGTTGACGACGCCCGGCTCGACATAGCCGGAGCCGGCGCCGCTGGTGGAGGCGGGCACGCCGATGCCGACCTGGGACGGGTCGAGGCCGTTCTCCAGCTGGATACAGGCGAGGGCGGTGAGGAAGTCGACCGAGCCCTGGGAGTAGACCTTGCCGTCACAGCCCAGCATCGAGCCGCTGTTGTAGTACTGCATGTTGACCACCGTCAGGAAGTCCTTGATCCCCAGGGCGGTCTTGAAGTACTCGGTGGACGCCGACTGCATGTCGATCGTCTGCGGCGCCATGGTGACCACGACATCGCTCTTCTTGTCGTGGACGGCCTTGAGGGCCTTGGTCATGTAGGTGGAGTTGACGCCGTTCTCCAGGTCGATGTCGACCCCGTTGAAGCCGTACTTGTCCATCAGGCCGGTGATGGAGGAGGCGAAGGCGTCGGCCGAGGCGTCGTCGCTGACCGAGATGGTGCCCTTCTCGCCGCCGACGGAGATGATCACGGACTTCCCGGCCGCCTGCTTGGCCTTGATGTCGTCCTTGAACTGCTGCTCGTCGCTGTAGCCGGTGGCGGGGTCGAGCTTGAAGTCGACCGCTCCGGGTGAGCCGGTGGCGTCCGCGAAGGCGACCGCGATGATGTCGTAGTCGTCCGGGACGTCCGAGAGCTTCTGGGTCGTGGCGCCGTTGTTGAAGTTCTGCCAGTACCCGGTCACGGCGTGCTCGGGGACGGCGGCGGCGTGCTGCTTGGCGTCGGGGTGGTCCTCCGACGCGTTGGCCGAGCCGGCGGATATCAGCCCTCCGGCGGCGATGGCGACGACTGCTGCGGCTCCGAGCAGCCGCTTGGTGAACTGTGCGCGTACCACGACAGCCTCCGTACGTGGGGGGAGAGGTGTGGGGGTGGTGTTGCGAGTGCGTGTTCAGGGGCCCCTGTGGCGTGCGTATAAGGTGGTCCAGACCAATGCCGTTGTCAACCCCGCGCGACATCTTCCCTGCCCATGAGGGTGAAAAATGCGGATGAGGGGGCCGAGCGCTTGCGCCCCGGCCCCCTTGGCCCATCCCCGCGGGAGGGGCCGCGTCACGCTAGGGCAGACCGTGGACCTTGGGGCCCACCGCGTTCGACCACGCGTTGCCCGCGGTCGCGTCCCAGTTGGTGGACCAGGTCATCGCGCCGCGCAGACCCGGGTAGGTCCTGGCCGGTTTGAAGGAGCCGCAGTTCGTGCCGCGGGCCAGGCAGTCCAGGGCGTTGTTCACGATCGCCGGGGAGACGTAGCCGCTGCCCGCGCCGCGCGTCGAGGCGGGCAGGCCGAGACCGACCTGGGACGGCGACAGACCGCCCTCCAACTGGATGCAGGCGAGGGCGGTGAGGAAGTCGACCGAGCCCTGGGAGTAGACCTTGCCGTCGCAGCCCAGCATCGAGCCGCTGTTGTAGTACTGCATGTTGACCACCGTCAGGATGTCCTTGATGTTCAGCGCCGTCTGGAAGTAGGCGCCCGAGGTGGACTGCATGTCGATGGTCTGCGGGGCCATGGTGATCACGAGGCCGGATCCGGCCTTGGCCGACAGGGAACGCAGCGCCTGGGTCATATAGGTGGCGTTGAGGCCGTTCTCCAGGTCGATGTCGACGCCGTTGAAGCCGTACTCGCGCATCAGGGCGTAGACCGAGTTGGCGAAGTTGTTCGCGGAGGCCGAGTCGTTGATGGACACCGTGCCGTTCTGGCCGCCGATCGAGATCACGACGGACTTCCCGGCCGCCTGCTTGGCCTTGATGTCGTCCTTGAACTGCTGCTCGCTGCCGTAGCCGACGGCGGGGTCGAGGGTGAAGTCGACGCCTCCTGGGCTGCCGGTGGCGTCCGCGAAGGCGACCGCGATGATGTCGTACTGGTCCTGGACCTCGCGCAGCTTCTGCACGGCCGCGCCGTTGTTGAAGTTCTGCCAGTACCCGGTGACCGCGTGCTTGGGTACGGCACCGCCGCCCCCGCCGCCTCCGGCCGTGGTCGTGCCCGTGACGGCGGACGACCTGGGCGACTCGCCCGCCGCGTTGGTGGCGGTGACCTGGAACTGGTACGAGGTGGAGGCCGCGAGACCCGTCACGGTCGCCGAAGCGCCGCCCACCGACTGCACCTTGGAGCCGTCGCGGTAGACGTTGTAGCCGGTCGCGCCGGTGACCGGGGACCAGGACAGATCGATGGACGACGAGGTGGCGCCGCCGGTCCGCAGCCCGCTCGGCGCGCCCGGCACCGGGTCGCCGGGGTCGCCGCCGGGGCCGGCCAGGCTGATGTCGTCGGCGTAGTAGGCGGGCTGGCCGTACCAGCCGTGGGTGTAGACGGTCACCGAGGTGGTGTTGGCACCGGTGGTGAAGCCGGTGCTGAGCTGCTGCCAGCCGGGCGCGGAGGGCGTCCAGGCCGAGACGTCGGTGGTGCCGGTGCCGCTCGCGCCGAGGTAGACATAGCTGCCCTGGACCCAGGCGCTCAGCGTGTACGAGGAGTTGGGCTTGACGGCCACGGTCTGGGCGCAGCGGGCGTTGTCCGTGCCCGCCGGGGTGGCCTTGAGCGCGGCCGAGCCGCCGTGGACGGGGCTCGCGACCGTGGCGCCGCTCCCGGCGGAACAGGTCCAGCCGCTGAGGCCGGACTCGAAGCCGGGGTTCTGGGCGAGGTTGGCGGCGGCGGCGCCCGCGGCGGTGCCGCCGAGTGCGACCAGACCGGTGGCGCCCAGGGCGATTGCGGCGAATGCGCTGGTCAGTCGGGCGAAGCTGCGTCTGAGTCGGGTGGGGCGGGGGTGTGGGGCACGGTCCATGACTGCCTCCGTGGGGGAATCCGTTGGGAAGCCGGTGTGAAGGAGGAGATTGCGGACGGTGGCCACCGTATGAACGTAAAGTGGTCCAGACCAATAACCTTGTCAAGGGGATGCGCGGACTCCGCATCGGACCCGGGTGGCGTAACCCAGAGGAACTGTTCTCTCACGCCGCTTTCGTGGATAAAGTGACGACGGACCAGGACAGGGGCAGTAATGAGACAGGGGCAGTAGAGACCTGTGGCCGCCGCCGCTCGGCGCCGATGTGAGACGGGGTAGCCGACGTGCCCACCGCGATAGCAGTCACCGGCCGGGAGCTGGTGCTTCCGCCGCCCGACGGGCAGACCCCGTCGGCCGTCGTGCTCCGCCCGCCGGAAGCGCAGTCACTCGACGACGCCCTCGCCGAGGTCGGGAACCTCCTCGACCAGCAGGGCTACCTCGTCGTGCTCTATCCCGCCGCCACCCCCGCGGCCGTGGTCCGCCGGCTCCATATCGTGCGCTCCGTCCTGGAGAGCGACCGGATGGCGCTGCTGCCGCTCGAACTGCCCCCGCTGGCCGTGGCCGTACTGGCCCGTCAGTTACGTCAGCTTTCCATTTCCGACTTCAGCCCCGGCGTTCTGGCGTGCGCCGCCCGGCTGCTCTCCCACTACATCCACGCGGGCGCCCTCCTGGGCAGCGTCGCCCGGCTGGACCGGGTCCCGGTCAGCCTCACCTCGCACGTCAAGTCCTGGGTGCCCGGCGCCCACTTCGGGGTGCTCGCCCATCCCACCCCGCGGCTGGTGAAGGTCGGCGGTGCGTCCGAGCTGCCCGCCCCCGGGTACGCCACCTCCATGACCGTCGCCCGGGGCCAGCTCAACAGCCATGGCTACGGGAGCGGCGGCGCGGGCCACGACGACTGGGTCGCCGGCACCCTCGCCCCCGCCTGGGGCGTACGGGGTGTGGAGGAGGTGCCGCTGCCCGCCGAGTCGGCGCGCTGGTGGGGCACCCCGAAGCTGATCGAGTTCGCCGCGGCCATCCCCGACCTCTCGGTCCTCTACCAGCTCGTGGCCTCCGTAAGGAGAGAGGAATGCCACTGGTGCGGTTTCGAACTCATCGGCGACCGCTGTGCCTTCTGCTCCTGCCCGGTGGCACGCGGCGATGAGATCCCCGCACTGCTCACGTCCCAACGTCCCGCCCTGACCAGCCGGTAACGTCCCCGAACGAGGTTGTGCGTCCCATGAATTCACGCCAGCGCCGCGGAGTCATCCTGCTGCTCCTGTCGGTCCTGTGCGCCGTCGGCGCCTTCGCCGGAGTGCTCTCCGTCGTCAACGACGTGGAGTCGAAGGTCGGCCCCGAGACCACCGCCTACAAGCTCACCTCGGACGTCAAGCCCTATAAGGCGCTGGACGCGGGGGAGTTCGAGAAGGTCTCGATGCCCAAGCGCTATGTGCCCTCCACCGCCGTCACCGATCTCGACGAGCTACGCGGGAAGATCGCGGTGACCCAGCTCGCCAAGGGGTCGCTGCTGCAGCGGGACATGATCGCGAACCGGCCCGCCCTGAAGCCCGGCCAACAGGAGATCGCCATCATGATCGACGCGGCGACCGGCGTCGCCGGGAAGATCACCCCCGGTGCGAAGGTCAACATCTACGCGACCTTCGAGGGCAACTCCCAGGGCGAGGAAGCGGTCTCCAAGCTGATCGTCGCGGGCGCCGAGGTGCTCGACCTCGGCAAGATCACCGCCCTGGAGCCCAACCAGGACGACAAGCGGCGGATCGACGAGGCCGTGCCGATCACCTTCGCGCTCGACACCAAGAACGCACAGCGCGTGGCCTACGCGGAGTCCTTCGCCTCGCATGTGCGGCTCGCGCTGGTCGCCCCCGGCGGAGGCACCTCCATAGGCCCCGGCGACCGCACCTACACCCTCGACGGCGACAAATGAGTGAGGAGGTGCCGCGGTGACGACCAGGATTCTGCCGGCCGCCGGCGACCCCGACGCCGCCCGCTCCCTGAGCGGGCTGCTCGGCCAGCTGCCCGGTGTCGAACCGTCGGCGCCGGTCGGCGACTCGACCCTGCTGCTCGACACCCTCGCCTCGCTGGCCGCCGCCTCCCTGGAGGAGCTGCCGGAGGTCGTCCTCGTCCATGAGCGCATCGGCCCGGCCCCGGCGCTGGAGCTGATCCGTGAGATCGCGCTGCGCTTCCCGGCGGTGGGCGTGGTGCTGGTGACCGCCGACGCGGGGCCCGCGCTGTACTCGGCCGCCATGGACGCCGGGGCCCGCGGCATCGCCGGGATACCGCTGTCGTACGACGAGCTGGCGGCCCGCGTCCAGGGCGCCGCCCAGTGGGCCACGGGCGTGCGGCGCCATCTCGGGGGCGGCGGCGATCCGTTGGCCACCGGGCCCGGCGGCAAGCTGGTCGCGGTCGCGGGGGCCAAGGGCGGGGTCGGCACCACCGTGACCGCCGTGCAGCTCGCGCTCGCCGCGCGGGCCGCGGGCCGTAAGGTCGCGCTCGTCGACCTGGACCTGCAGTCCGGGGACATCGCCTCTTACCTCGACGTCCAGTTCCGGCGCTCGATCGCCGATCTGGCCCAGATCAGCGACATCTCGCCCCGGGTGCTCCAGGACGCCGTGTTCACCCACCAGACCGGGCT is from Streptomyces hygroscopicus and encodes:
- a CDS encoding peptidase M14 carboxypeptidase A encodes the protein MRRRIRGRRATALTALLTLALAAPMAAQADDPAPRPGTDRTASPITAQGADENVRQYEVSGPATRADRSAVAATGVSIDEVDARSLVVTADAAQVKRLRALGYRLTALPGPPDRAEGRSAKPFDFPSADAKYHNYAEANAEINAAVAKYPSILSKRVIGKSYEGRDIVALKISDNVATDENEPEVLFTAHQHAREHLTVEMALYLVRQFTEGYGSDSRITNAVNGREIWIVPDVNPDGGEYDIATGSYRSWRKNRQPNSGSSSVGTDLNRNWDFKWGCCGGSSGSPGSETYRGPSAGSAPEVKVVADFARSRVVGGKQQIKAAIDFHTYSELVLWPFGWTYDETTTGMTRDDYDAFAAVGKKMAASNGYTPEQSSELYITDGAIDDYLWGTQKVFAYTFEMYPTGSGGGGFYPPDEVIDRETSRNRDAVLQLVENADCMYRSIGKEAQYCT
- a CDS encoding glycoside hydrolase family 18; this encodes MVRAQFTKRLLGAAAVVAIAAGGLISAGSANASEDHPDAKQHAAAVPEHAVTGYWQNFNNGATTQKLSDVPDDYDIIAVAFADATGSPGAVDFKLDPATGYSDEQQFKDDIKAKQAAGKSVIISVGGEKGTISVSDDASADAFASSITGLMDKYGFNGVDIDLENGVNSTYMTKALKAVHDKKSDVVVTMAPQTIDMQSASTEYFKTALGIKDFLTVVNMQYYNSGSMLGCDGKVYSQGSVDFLTALACIQLENGLDPSQVGIGVPASTSGAGSGYVEPGVVNNALDCLAKGTGCGSFKPSKTYPGIRGAMTWSTNWDAAAGNAWSKAVGPHVHGL
- a CDS encoding chitinase, translated to MDRAPHPRPTRLRRSFARLTSAFAAIALGATGLVALGGTAAGAAAANLAQNPGFESGLSGWTCSAGSGATVASPVHGGSAALKATPAGTDNARCAQTVAVKPNSSYTLSAWVQGSYVYLGASGTGTTDVSAWTPSAPGWQQLSTGFTTGANTTSVTVYTHGWYGQPAYYADDISLAGPGGDPGDPVPGAPSGLRTGGATSSSIDLSWSPVTGATGYNVYRDGSKVQSVGGASATVTGLAASTSYQFQVTATNAAGESPRSSAVTGTTTAGGGGGGGAVPKHAVTGYWQNFNNGAAVQKLREVQDQYDIIAVAFADATGSPGGVDFTLDPAVGYGSEQQFKDDIKAKQAAGKSVVISIGGQNGTVSINDSASANNFANSVYALMREYGFNGVDIDLENGLNATYMTQALRSLSAKAGSGLVITMAPQTIDMQSTSGAYFQTALNIKDILTVVNMQYYNSGSMLGCDGKVYSQGSVDFLTALACIQLEGGLSPSQVGLGLPASTRGAGSGYVSPAIVNNALDCLARGTNCGSFKPARTYPGLRGAMTWSTNWDATAGNAWSNAVGPKVHGLP
- a CDS encoding pilus assembly protein CpaB, which gives rise to MNSRQRRGVILLLLSVLCAVGAFAGVLSVVNDVESKVGPETTAYKLTSDVKPYKALDAGEFEKVSMPKRYVPSTAVTDLDELRGKIAVTQLAKGSLLQRDMIANRPALKPGQQEIAIMIDAATGVAGKITPGAKVNIYATFEGNSQGEEAVSKLIVAGAEVLDLGKITALEPNQDDKRRIDEAVPITFALDTKNAQRVAYAESFASHVRLALVAPGGGTSIGPGDRTYTLDGDK